The Porites lutea chromosome 4, jaPorLute2.1, whole genome shotgun sequence genome contains a region encoding:
- the LOC140934957 gene encoding uncharacterized protein has protein sequence MATWKGLSDILGLPRFLLPSHAFTSTRNSFLSPLGCLSSVYCRSFHMSAPVDGKYHHVAKKRKLRERRMAQLRSRFERLDEEDRPTGCLLCPKRTDVEINYKNVRLLSQFVSPHTGRIYGRTLTGLCDKKQTEISRAIRRARAIGFMPVTMKYVAFHNDPKLF, from the exons ATGGCGACTTGGAAGGGTCTCTCAGATATTCTTGGTTTGCCTCGTTTTCTTCTTCCTTCACACGCTTTTACTAGTACCAGAAATAGCTTTTTATCACCTTTAGGCTGCCTTTCATCAGTCTATTGTCGTAGTTTTCACATGTCTGCACCAG TGGACGGGAAATATCATCACGTCGCCAAAAAGAGAAAGCTCCGGGAGCGGAGAATGGCTCAATTGCGTTCCAGATTCGAG aGACTGGATGAAGAAGACAGACCAACTGGATGTTTGCTCTGTCCCAAGAGGACTGATGTAGAAATCAACTATAAA AATGTTCGATTGTTATCCCAGTTTGTTTCACCACACACTGGAAGAATCTATGGACGAACTTTGACAG GTTTATGTGATAAAAAACAGACAGAAATATCAAGAGCCATCAGGAGAGCAAGAGCTATAG GTTTCATGCCTGTAACAATGAAGTACGTGGCTTTTCATAATGATCCCAAGTTATTCTAG
- the LOC140934956 gene encoding BRCA1-A complex subunit Abraxas 1-like — MEVCISGCVFSSLVYELENSRGDVEGLLLGEINSRIVNTVTDSQSENLRHERVATIQGFVPFGKVHRFYTGVGQIVDDTVSEELNNDNGKTVQKVIGWFKFRRNTQSLVSMRERFIHHNLIEKFNFTPAKEFIMAVFTASMSRDMSTHKLDYSFCCSSHRGGLFEPVHVQILNLGDTSHSEYRLNSLSAQATSNLFYEVVDSYRNDFVDDKGCLHQSTNMHGMYITMMRKLQDLVELVKMSETSVSSLTEDVESRKKEVERCRLELASKSESCEVDNRKPVQPHPVPTQSNQDIENDFKTVSKGGSGISTESKRKEDLISFDDNDVMETNNQSDIPDEKTNVQINIETRSLSRRKQKTPARVVSLATADADDDLTDDETQTYSLDDNVKGSGPNYEETFSKNLTMESSSPVF; from the exons ATGGAGGTCTGCATCTCAGGTTGTGTGTTCTCTTCGCTGGTTTACGAACTGGAGAACAGTCGTGGCGACGTT GAAGGACTTTTATTAGGAGAAATCAACAGCCGAATTGTCAACACCGTCACAGATTCACAATCAGAAAACTTGAGACATGAACGAGTTGCAA CTATCCAAGGATTTGTGCCTTTTGGTAAAGTCCATCG GTTTTACACTGGTGTTGGTCAAATAGTTGATGATACTGTTTCAGAGGAGCTTAATAATGACAATGGAAAAACTGTTCAA AAAGTTATTGGTTGGTTTAAATTTCGCCGGAACACACAATCTCTAGTATCCATGAGGGAAAGATTTATCCATCACAATCTAATCGAGAAGTTTAATTTCACACCAGCAAAAG AGTTCATCATGGCAGTGTTTACAGCGTCCATGAGCAGAGACATGTCAACTCACAAGTTGGACTACAGCTTTTGTTGTTCTTCACACAGAGGAGG ACTGTTTGAGCCAGTTCATGTGCAGATACTTAATCTTGGAGACACTTCACATTCTGAATACAGGCTGAACAGCTTGTCTGCCCAGGCCACATCTAACCTATTTTATGAAGTAGTTGACTCTTACAG GAACGACTTTGTAGATGATAAAGGATGTTTACATCAGTCCACCAATATGCATGGCATGTACATAACAATGATGAGAAAGCTACAG GATCTGGTTGAATTAGTAAAAATGAGTGAAACAAGTGTATCATCATTAACAGAGGATGTGGAATCCAGAAAAAAGGAAGTAGAAAGATGTCGACTAGAACTAGCCAGTAAGAGTG AGTCTTGTGAAGTTGACAACAGGAAACCAGTCCAACCACACCCTGTTCCAACCCAATCAAACCAGGACATTGAAAATGACTTTAAAACTGTTAGCAAAGGCGGATCAGGGATATCTActgaaagtaaaagaaaagaagacttgATTTCATTTGATGATAACGACGTAATGGAAACAAATAACCAAAGTGACATTCCAGATGAAAAAACAAATGTCCAGATAAACATTGAAACCAGGAGCCTAAGCAGGAGGAAACAAAAGACTCCAGCTAGGGTCGTCAGTCTTGCAACTGCGGATGCCGATGATGATCTAACAGACGATGAGACACAAACATACTCCTTGGATGATAATGTAAAAGGAAGTGGACCAAATTATGAAGAAACATTTTCTAAGAATTTAACTATGGAATCGTCATCGCCAGTTTTCTAG
- the LOC140934296 gene encoding uncharacterized protein — protein sequence MDSKSGEQTTFSKRTLSTSYEQSLESNKPDTAHHLTLAPMVQQGTTTEPRSNFPMVHPDVMERPLFHPSAFHPVHHLPPGFLHFSPAHGIFPPRPLSSPYLTGSPHSNVPAYGPPPPVLYGNGVPFLHSVPPYMHKLVNPAVVVANRNTPREHFASDDGPKKCPVCGKSYARMSTLRLHLRTHNGEKPYQCLVCLKSFSQAANLTAHFRIHSGEKPFKCHICNRQFSQSSSVTTHMRTHNGERPYRCHICTKAFADSSTLTKHMRTHTGEKPYQCDICFQRFSQSGNLNRHKRIHMDL from the exons ATGGATTCTAAAAGTGGCGAACAAACTACTTTTTCTAAACGTACATTGTCTACAAGCTACGAACAGAGTTTAGAGTCGAACAAACCTGACACAGCACATCACCTTACGCTCGCTCCTATGGTACAGCAAGGAACTACCACCGAGCCACGCTCCAA ttttcctaTGGTGCATCCTGACGTTATGGAGAGACCATTGTTTCACCCATCTGCTTTTCATCCTGTTCATCACTTGCCCCCAGGCTTTCTCCACTTCAGCCCCGCTCACGGCATATTTCCTCCCAGGCCTCTCTCTTCCCCGTACTTGACAGGATCACCGCACAGCAACGTCCCTGCTTATGGTCCTCCACCCCCGGTACTTTATGGTAACGGAGTACCATTTCTACACTCAGTGCCACCTTACATGCACAAGTTAGTAAACCCAGCAGTTGTCGTAGCCAATAGAAATACGCCTAGAGAGCACTTTGCTTCGGATGACGGCCCTAAAAAGTGTCCCGTCTGTGGAAAGTCGTACGCCAGGATGTCCACTCTGAGGCTTCATCTACGCACTCACAACGGCGAGAAACCATATCAATGTTTGGTTTGCTTGAAATCCTTCTCGCAAGCTGCCAATCTCACTGCGCATTTTCGCATTCACTCCGGCGAAAAGCCCTTTAAATGCCACATTTGTAACCGCCAGTTCTCCCAGTCCTCATCTGTCACTACGCACATGCGCACACATAATGGGGAACGACCTTACCGATGCCACATTTGTACCAAGGCCTTCGCGGATAGCAGCACTCTTACCAAACACATGCGCACGCATACTGGCGAAAAGCCATACCAATGCGATATCTGTTTTCAGCGGTTTTCCCAGTCAGGGAATCTTAATCGCCATAAGCGCATTCACATGGACCTGTGA